One segment of Deltaproteobacteria bacterium DNA contains the following:
- a CDS encoding substrate-binding domain-containing protein has translation MKRPLARNRFPVALLLAILSAVPAAAAEVVTVSGTGASLASIRLLSEPFMKANPQVRIEVMPLLGTGGSIKAILAGRLDLGVGGRPLTDRERKAGVAAVPYARVPFVFGVHRGVKAAGITLREAVDIYAGRKTTWNDGSPIRLILRPKGESDLDVLRAISKEMADAVDAALRRDGMIYAMNDHEAADTIENTPGAFGALALTMVTFEKRAIRVLPLAGVIPSATSLVNGSYPYRKEFFFITGRTPSDAVRRFIGFARSREGAAVLSRAGFVPVR, from the coding sequence GGTTCCCGGTCGCCCTTCTGCTTGCCATCCTGTCCGCCGTCCCGGCGGCGGCGGCCGAAGTCGTCACCGTCAGCGGCACGGGAGCATCACTGGCGAGCATCCGGCTGCTCTCGGAGCCGTTCATGAAGGCCAATCCCCAGGTGCGCATCGAAGTGATGCCGCTTCTCGGCACGGGGGGGTCGATCAAGGCGATTCTCGCGGGGAGGCTGGACCTCGGGGTGGGCGGCCGGCCGCTCACGGACCGTGAACGGAAAGCCGGCGTCGCGGCCGTTCCGTACGCCCGAGTGCCGTTCGTCTTCGGGGTGCACCGCGGCGTCAAGGCGGCCGGGATCACCCTTCGGGAGGCGGTCGACATCTACGCCGGCAGGAAGACGACCTGGAACGACGGGTCGCCGATCCGGTTGATCCTTCGGCCGAAGGGAGAATCCGACCTGGATGTCCTGCGGGCGATCTCGAAGGAGATGGCGGACGCCGTGGACGCCGCGCTGCGTCGGGACGGGATGATCTACGCGATGAACGACCACGAGGCCGCCGACACGATCGAGAACACCCCCGGCGCCTTCGGGGCGCTCGCCCTCACGATGGTCACATTCGAAAAGCGCGCCATCCGGGTGCTGCCCCTGGCCGGGGTGATCCCGAGCGCGACATCGCTCGTCAACGGCTCCTACCCGTACCGCAAGGAGTTCTTCTTCATCACGGGGAGGACGCCGTCCGACGCGGTCCGGCGCTTCATCGGGTTCGCGCGGTCCCGCGAGGGGGCGGCCGTCCTGTCCCGGGCGGGATTCGTCCCCGTGCGGTAG